A genomic region of Leptospira mtsangambouensis contains the following coding sequences:
- a CDS encoding SpoIIE family protein phosphatase, with protein sequence MKKPSIESIFFFFISLTLFFTNSLFSESQNDIGERLIHTTKFSYWIDPNSSIPVESVLQIGEFKEIKDHFVNFGFLKGTLWLRLNPKNFPDPSKYPLLLIKAHNIDSVELFHKNDGNRYIVSKSGHIQPVFQREIPHRNFVFRIGHEKETILIAIHSEISLQFSLIFTNQRNLQREDYITQWVYGLFFGSIGIIILYNLAIAFFVRDRNYFYYIGYVLFFGLGQLSLLGFWSYFFVPDSYFWKRIGIPFFFSVCLFFFVLFTSNFLKLKVRIPKMARCFQVLGFFSLLNAVISLFGGISEASIGVTWLSLLICVSLLGVLIWGIYKRLRSFYYFAVAFVLLLLTCIVYGLLKFGILPSNAFLEEMLFPIASLADITLFAFALADRIQLLRQEKDLALAQVTSLRKERKISRDILMQSLPKTIPDVKNLQMQIYIQPMKDVGGDFYEYFSPNPYELGIVLCDVSGHGIPASLISAMGKVAFTTQKDNISSPKQVLEGMNRVLYGNCNPQYVTASYVYLNTSTKVWRFGRAGHPSAYLQRASGEIIKVHPKGKIIGVFPEIQIEETTHRVEPKDRILILSDGVLECFHPDGTMYGEAGLIEFLRANREIPNHLFKIKLIQDLESFSKTEIKDWDDDLTFIFLELV encoded by the coding sequence TTGAAAAAACCATCCATCGAATCGATTTTTTTCTTTTTTATAAGCCTCACTCTTTTTTTTACCAATTCCCTTTTTTCAGAATCACAAAACGATATTGGCGAAAGACTCATCCACACAACAAAGTTCTCTTACTGGATTGACCCAAATTCTTCCATACCTGTAGAATCTGTATTACAAATAGGTGAATTCAAAGAAATAAAAGATCACTTTGTCAATTTTGGATTTTTAAAAGGAACTCTTTGGCTTCGTCTCAACCCGAAAAATTTCCCGGATCCTTCTAAATATCCACTGCTCCTCATCAAGGCACATAACATAGACTCGGTGGAACTATTCCATAAAAATGATGGAAATCGATATATTGTATCTAAATCAGGTCACATCCAACCGGTATTCCAAAGAGAAATCCCTCATAGAAATTTTGTATTTCGAATAGGGCATGAAAAAGAAACCATTCTCATTGCGATTCATTCAGAGATTTCTTTGCAGTTTTCTCTGATTTTTACCAACCAAAGGAATCTACAAAGAGAAGATTACATCACACAGTGGGTTTATGGATTATTTTTTGGAAGTATAGGAATCATCATTTTATATAATCTTGCCATTGCGTTTTTTGTAAGAGATCGAAATTATTTTTATTATATTGGTTATGTATTGTTCTTTGGACTCGGGCAACTTTCTTTACTTGGTTTCTGGAGTTATTTTTTTGTTCCCGATTCTTATTTTTGGAAACGGATTGGAATTCCTTTTTTCTTTAGCGTTTGTCTCTTTTTCTTTGTTCTCTTCACATCTAATTTTCTAAAACTGAAAGTTAGAATCCCCAAAATGGCCAGATGTTTTCAAGTTTTGGGATTTTTTTCACTCCTCAATGCCGTTATTTCTTTGTTTGGTGGGATTTCAGAAGCTTCTATTGGAGTGACATGGCTCTCTTTACTAATTTGTGTTAGTTTACTTGGTGTTTTGATTTGGGGAATTTACAAACGGCTTAGATCTTTTTATTATTTTGCTGTCGCTTTTGTTTTATTGCTCCTTACCTGCATTGTGTATGGATTGCTCAAATTTGGAATCCTTCCCTCCAATGCATTTCTGGAAGAAATGTTATTCCCCATCGCTTCCCTTGCCGACATCACTTTGTTTGCCTTTGCTTTGGCAGACAGAATCCAACTGCTCCGACAAGAAAAAGATTTGGCTCTCGCCCAAGTCACAAGCCTTAGAAAGGAAAGAAAAATCTCTAGGGACATTCTCATGCAGTCCCTACCAAAAACAATTCCTGATGTAAAAAATTTACAAATGCAAATTTACATCCAACCAATGAAAGATGTGGGAGGAGATTTTTATGAATACTTTTCTCCTAATCCTTATGAACTCGGGATTGTTCTTTGTGATGTTTCGGGGCATGGAATTCCTGCTTCACTGATCTCTGCTATGGGAAAGGTTGCCTTTACTACCCAAAAAGACAATATCTCTTCCCCCAAACAAGTTCTAGAAGGAATGAATCGCGTGTTATACGGGAACTGTAATCCACAGTATGTAACCGCGTCTTATGTGTATCTCAATACTTCTACGAAAGTATGGCGGTTTGGCCGGGCGGGTCATCCCAGTGCCTATCTGCAACGTGCGAGTGGAGAAATTATAAAGGTTCATCCCAAAGGAAAAATCATCGGTGTTTTTCCGGAAATCCAAATTGAAGAAACCACACATCGAGTAGAACCTAAAGATAGAATCCTCATCCTCAGTGATGGAGTTTTGGAATGTTTTCATCCAGACGGAACTATGTATGGAGAAGCGG
- a CDS encoding citrate synthase has translation MSEKAILKVDGKEFELPILVGSEDEKAIDITKLRQLSGYVTIDSGYLNTGACTSDITFLDGEQGILRYRGIPIDDLAAKSTFTEVAYLLIYGKLPNDAQLKEWNTSITNHTMIHEDLKRLFNGFPKDGHPMAIMSCMMGCLSTYYQDSYDPMNEEHREISIIRLLAKFPTIAAYAYKKSIGQPIIHPLNELDYASNFMNMMFAVPAEDYHIDPEIVSALNLLLILHADHEQNCSTSTVRLVGSSLANLYGAISAGILALWGPRHGGANQEVLEMLEGIKKSGLSVKKIVEQAKDKNSSFRLNGFGHRVYKNFDPRAKIIKVACDKVLNKLGIKDPLLDIAKELEEAALNDPYFVERKLYPNVDFYSGIIYRALGIPTNMFTVMFAMGRLPGWIAQWKEMIEDPSLKIGRPRQIYTGPKEISYEAAKKQA, from the coding sequence ATGTCCGAAAAGGCAATTCTGAAAGTGGATGGGAAAGAGTTCGAACTTCCGATTTTAGTGGGAAGCGAAGACGAGAAGGCAATTGATATTACTAAACTCCGCCAATTGTCAGGTTATGTTACGATTGATTCCGGTTATTTGAATACAGGTGCTTGCACCAGTGATATTACCTTTCTCGATGGAGAACAAGGAATCTTGCGTTACCGTGGAATTCCCATTGATGATTTGGCCGCTAAATCTACGTTTACTGAAGTAGCATATTTACTCATTTACGGCAAACTTCCAAACGACGCACAACTCAAAGAGTGGAATACTTCCATCACCAACCATACAATGATCCATGAGGATCTCAAGCGCCTGTTCAACGGATTTCCAAAAGATGGACACCCGATGGCAATCATGTCTTGTATGATGGGTTGTTTGTCTACGTACTACCAAGATAGTTATGATCCAATGAATGAGGAACATAGAGAAATTTCCATCATCCGACTACTTGCAAAGTTTCCAACCATTGCAGCATACGCTTACAAAAAATCCATCGGCCAACCGATCATCCATCCACTCAACGAATTGGATTATGCATCCAATTTTATGAATATGATGTTTGCGGTTCCTGCGGAAGACTATCATATCGATCCAGAAATTGTTTCTGCATTAAACTTACTTCTCATCCTACATGCAGACCATGAACAAAACTGTTCAACGTCTACCGTGCGTTTGGTGGGATCTTCTCTCGCAAACCTCTATGGAGCGATTTCTGCAGGGATTCTTGCACTTTGGGGACCACGTCATGGTGGTGCTAACCAAGAAGTTTTGGAAATGTTAGAAGGAATTAAAAAGAGTGGGCTTTCTGTGAAAAAAATCGTAGAACAAGCCAAAGACAAAAATTCCAGTTTCCGATTAAATGGATTTGGTCACCGTGTTTACAAAAACTTTGACCCACGTGCCAAAATCATCAAAGTAGCTTGTGATAAAGTTCTCAACAAACTAGGAATCAAAGACCCACTCCTTGACATTGCAAAAGAATTGGAAGAAGCGGCTCTTAATGATCCATACTTTGTAGAAAGAAAACTTTATCCAAACGTAGACTTCTACTCTGGAATCATCTACCGGGCTTTAGGAATTCCTACCAACATGTTTACAGTAATGTTTGCTATGGGTAGACTTCCAGGTTGGATTGCTCAGTGGAAAGAGATGATTGAAGATCCAAGTTTAAAGATTGGTCGACCACGCCAAATTTACACTGGTCCAAAAGAAATTTCTTACGAAGCAGCAAAAAAACAGGCTTAA